A genomic segment from Paenibacillus sp. FSL K6-1096 encodes:
- a CDS encoding DUF3243 domain-containing protein has product MAEHNHVVSKDGNVTMDRVTEALDRIEPGQKERILNDFEEFKAYLGKRIQLAQRIGLSEEQLALAAGKIADYLAAYEEPRNSEEKLLLELWRAGNKDERHKLAHMLVKMVQQ; this is encoded by the coding sequence ATGGCTGAACACAATCATGTGGTAAGCAAGGACGGCAATGTGACCATGGACCGGGTAACTGAGGCGCTGGACCGGATTGAGCCGGGGCAGAAGGAACGGATTTTGAATGATTTTGAGGAGTTCAAGGCTTACTTGGGTAAGCGCATTCAATTGGCGCAGCGGATTGGTCTGAGCGAGGAACAGCTGGCACTGGCCGCCGGCAAAATCGCCGATTATCTGGCCGCCTACGAAGAGCCCCGGAACAGCGAGGAGAAGCTGCTGCTGGAGCTCTGGAGAGCGGGCAACAAGGACGAGCGCCATAAGCTGGCACATATGCTGGTGAAGATGGTGCAGCAATAA
- a CDS encoding glutathione peroxidase — translation MSIYSFAAVTPSGTEVSLKDYEGKVLLIANTASQCGLTPQYGELQKLHEQYADQGLVVLGFPCNQFGGQEPGTSEEAEAFCKLNYGVTFPVFAKVDVNGPEASLLFRYLKGQQPGDGESSDIQWNFTKFLVDRSGQVIARVEPKQSPESMKGLIEKALAPS, via the coding sequence ATGTCGATCTACAGTTTTGCCGCTGTTACGCCTTCGGGCACAGAGGTGTCCTTGAAAGACTATGAGGGCAAGGTGCTGCTGATTGCGAACACGGCCAGCCAGTGCGGACTCACTCCACAATACGGAGAGCTGCAAAAGCTGCATGAGCAGTATGCGGATCAGGGACTGGTGGTCCTCGGCTTCCCGTGTAACCAGTTTGGCGGCCAGGAGCCGGGAACCAGCGAGGAGGCGGAGGCTTTTTGCAAGCTGAATTACGGAGTGACGTTCCCGGTGTTCGCTAAGGTGGATGTCAACGGGCCTGAGGCCAGCCTGCTGTTCCGGTATCTGAAAGGCCAGCAGCCGGGTGACGGGGAGAGCAGCGATATCCAATGGAACTTCACGAAGTTCCTGGTGGACCGCAGCGGTCAAGTGATTGCCCGGGTCGAACCGAAGCAATCGCCAGAGAGCATGAAGGGGCTTATCGAGAAGGCGCTGGCACCTAGCTGA
- a CDS encoding M15 family metallopeptidase yields MSKTAKIVILLIIVIAVGWGIGKYTAPSASPENGTNAGTGTDLGAGPDSGPDASPLPSAEPGGQNAGNDSSPENTPSPGNPDAEMVVADPDSITVMVNKQYSLPEEYKPADLVYPDVPFIFSEKIEKRMLRREAAAALEEMVAAAKQDGVHLAGVSGYRSEATQRRLFNNYVKRDGEEKARTYSAVPGHSEHQTGLAIDLSGSDGKCAAESCFAGTKEALWLADHATEYGYIIRFPEGKEAITGYIYEPWHVRYVGKEIAASIAERGITLEEYYDAVPVSK; encoded by the coding sequence ATGTCCAAAACCGCCAAAATTGTTATTCTACTCATCATCGTTATCGCTGTCGGCTGGGGAATCGGGAAGTATACCGCCCCATCCGCTTCCCCGGAGAACGGAACCAATGCAGGCACAGGTACGGACCTGGGAGCGGGGCCGGATTCTGGACCTGATGCATCTCCGCTGCCAAGCGCAGAGCCGGGCGGACAGAACGCGGGCAATGATTCCTCACCCGAAAATACTCCCTCTCCAGGGAACCCGGATGCAGAGATGGTAGTCGCCGATCCTGACAGCATCACGGTCATGGTCAATAAGCAGTACAGTCTGCCGGAGGAATATAAGCCGGCTGATCTGGTCTACCCGGATGTGCCTTTTATCTTCTCGGAGAAGATTGAGAAGCGGATGCTCCGCCGGGAGGCGGCCGCCGCACTGGAGGAGATGGTCGCTGCCGCGAAGCAGGACGGGGTTCATCTTGCCGGCGTATCGGGCTACCGTTCGGAAGCGACACAGCGGAGACTGTTCAACAACTATGTCAAAAGAGACGGCGAAGAGAAGGCCCGCACCTACAGTGCAGTGCCCGGACACAGCGAGCATCAGACCGGCCTGGCCATCGACCTCTCCGGCAGTGACGGCAAGTGTGCCGCCGAGAGCTGCTTTGCCGGTACGAAGGAAGCGCTGTGGTTAGCGGACCATGCCACAGAATACGGATATATTATCCGGTTCCCGGAGGGCAAAGAGGCCATAACCGGCTATATCTATGAGCCTTGGCATGTCCGGTATGTAGGCAAGGAGATCGCCGCATCGATTGCGGAGCGGGGCATTACGCTGGAGGAATACTATGATGCGGTTCCGGTGAGCAAGTAA
- a CDS encoding DEAD/DEAH box helicase: MLNDLLKGQGIVKPTPVQEEAIPPVVQGLDVIARAKTGTGKTLAFLLPILDKIRVEAAYPQALILAPTRELALQITEEARKLARHTGVKILAVYGGQDVEKQLRKLEGGRHLIIGTPGRLLDHLRRETLDLGGVKMLVLDEADQMLHMGFLEDVEAIITSVPYRRQTMLFSATMPDPIKRLAANYMKEPLDIIIRSGSPIPLDNIRQQVVECSDRNKEAALISLIERDRPYLAIIFCRTKRRASKLNEALQAAGYDCDELHGDLSQAKREAVMKRFRDAKLQLLVATDVAARGLDVEGITHVFNYDLPLDPDSYIHRIGRTGRAGGKGLAVTFASPRDRAGLEAIERGISQRLDRRRYEKDEFGTGEFISVQGGGSPRGGRQNAAPEAARAGRGGRGQSRSGGAPRAEAAGRPGGRGRGGKEAGGWGAPAEGNKRSGSGAAARGNAAGGRGGKEAGGWGAPAEGNKRSGYSSNVSRGADAGGFSYGASKGAGSGAGYNPGGAQASPKFRAHVARSHDASAGGSRGGSKGGKGGFSTGGRNSSGSSARGKRGGGGSRGGRGSSR; this comes from the coding sequence ATGCTGAACGATCTGCTCAAAGGGCAGGGCATCGTCAAGCCGACGCCGGTGCAGGAGGAGGCGATTCCGCCTGTGGTGCAGGGGCTGGATGTCATTGCCCGGGCGAAGACGGGGACGGGGAAGACGCTGGCTTTTCTGCTGCCGATCTTGGACAAGATCCGGGTGGAGGCGGCTTATCCGCAGGCGCTGATCCTTGCGCCGACGCGTGAGCTGGCGCTGCAGATTACGGAGGAAGCGCGCAAGCTGGCGCGCCATACCGGAGTGAAGATTCTGGCGGTCTACGGCGGCCAGGATGTGGAGAAGCAGCTCCGCAAGCTGGAAGGCGGACGGCATCTGATCATAGGTACGCCGGGAAGGCTGCTGGATCACCTGCGCCGTGAGACGCTCGACCTTGGCGGCGTGAAGATGCTGGTGCTGGATGAAGCCGACCAGATGCTGCATATGGGCTTCCTGGAGGATGTGGAGGCGATCATTACGTCGGTGCCGTACCGCCGCCAGACGATGCTGTTCTCCGCGACCATGCCGGACCCGATCAAGCGGCTGGCTGCCAACTACATGAAGGAGCCGCTGGATATCATTATCAGAAGCGGCTCGCCGATTCCGCTGGATAACATCCGCCAGCAGGTGGTGGAATGCTCGGACCGCAACAAAGAGGCAGCGCTGATCTCGCTGATCGAGCGGGACCGCCCGTATCTGGCCATCATCTTCTGCCGGACCAAGCGCCGGGCCTCGAAGCTGAATGAAGCGCTGCAGGCGGCCGGCTATGATTGCGATGAGCTGCACGGCGACCTGTCGCAGGCCAAGCGCGAGGCGGTCATGAAGCGGTTCCGCGACGCGAAGCTGCAGCTGCTGGTCGCTACCGATGTGGCGGCCCGCGGTCTGGACGTGGAGGGGATCACCCATGTCTTCAACTATGATCTGCCGCTGGACCCGGACAGCTACATTCACCGGATCGGCCGCACGGGCCGCGCCGGAGGCAAGGGCCTCGCGGTGACGTTTGCTTCGCCGCGCGACCGTGCCGGGCTCGAAGCCATCGAGCGCGGCATCTCCCAGCGGCTGGACCGCCGCCGGTATGAGAAGGATGAATTCGGCACAGGCGAATTCATCTCAGTGCAGGGCGGCGGCTCGCCGCGCGGCGGACGGCAGAACGCTGCGCCTGAAGCGGCGCGCGCCGGGCGCGGCGGCCGCGGTCAGAGCCGCAGCGGCGGTGCGCCGCGCGCGGAGGCCGCAGGGCGTCCGGGCGGGCGCGGACGCGGCGGCAAGGAAGCAGGCGGCTGGGGCGCGCCTGCGGAGGGCAACAAGCGCAGCGGCTCTGGCGCGGCTGCGCGGGGCAATGCCGCCGGAGGACGCGGCGGCAAGGAGGCAGGCGGCTGGGGCGCGCCTGCGGAGGGCAACAAGCGCAGCGGCTACAGCAGCAACGTGTCCAGAGGCGCGGACGCCGGTGGCTTCAGCTACGGCGCCTCCAAGGGGGCCGGCTCCGGTGCGGGATACAACCCGGGCGGTGCGCAGGCCAGCCCGAAATTCCGGGCGCATGTGGCACGCAGCCATGATGCTTCTGCCGGCGGCTCACGCGGCGGCTCGAAGGGCGGCAAAGGCGGCTTCAGCACCGGCGGGCGCAATAGCAGCGGAAGCTCCGCGCGCGGCAAGCGCGGCGGCGGCGGTTCACGCGGCGGACGCGGCTCCTCCAGATAA
- a CDS encoding Rpn family recombination-promoting nuclease/putative transposase — protein MRDLLDPKNDFVFKRIFGSEENKDILLAFLNRTFMEAGEPPLTEIVLMNPYTDKDSPRDKQSIFDIQAKTAEGKLINVEMQLFNKYDNEKRTLYYWSKQYAGQLEEGHSYKKLRKCVTINILNFSILPNDRYHNIFHLREDHSGITLIDDIEIHIMELSKLNLQHIPNEGGLLNWLLFLKSEDTTNWEVLRVNEPALSKAMTALEYLSQNAEARRMYEMRQKALHDEASMLEGARAEGESIGLAKGMLVIAQNMMNKGMDFPTIAELTGLSMEQLDKLKQKH, from the coding sequence ATGCGCGATCTGCTTGACCCCAAGAATGATTTTGTCTTCAAACGCATATTTGGCAGTGAAGAAAACAAGGATATCCTGCTGGCTTTTCTTAACAGAACTTTCATGGAGGCTGGAGAGCCACCTTTGACTGAGATCGTTCTCATGAATCCATATACAGATAAAGACTCTCCACGTGATAAACAATCGATCTTCGATATTCAGGCCAAAACAGCCGAGGGAAAGCTTATTAATGTGGAAATGCAGTTATTTAATAAGTACGATAATGAAAAGCGCACACTGTACTATTGGAGCAAGCAGTATGCCGGGCAGCTTGAAGAAGGACACTCCTACAAGAAGCTTAGAAAATGTGTCACCATCAATATACTTAATTTCTCTATTCTGCCTAACGACCGTTACCATAACATTTTTCATCTGCGGGAAGATCACAGCGGCATCACACTGATTGACGACATTGAAATCCACATCATGGAGCTCTCCAAGCTGAACTTGCAGCACATTCCGAATGAGGGCGGGTTACTCAACTGGCTGCTATTCCTGAAAAGTGAAGATACAACAAACTGGGAGGTGTTAAGGGTGAATGAACCAGCTTTGAGTAAAGCGATGACCGCACTGGAATATTTAAGCCAGAATGCAGAAGCACGACGCATGTATGAAATGAGACAAAAAGCTCTGCATGACGAAGCCTCCATGTTGGAAGGGGCCCGTGCAGAAGGCGAGTCCATTGGCTTGGCCAAAGGAATGTTAGTAATTGCCCAGAATATGATGAATAAAGGTATGGATTTTCCTACCATTGCCGAACTAACAGGACTTTCTATGGAGCAGTTGGACAAACTGAAACAAAAGCATTAA
- a CDS encoding formate--tetrahydrofolate ligase — protein sequence MRLITEVAAAAGIKEEHLELYGKYKSKLSPSLWAELKDKPDGRLVLVTAVNPTPAGEGKTLTTIGLAQAMNAAGVRTVAALREPSLGPCLGMKGGATGGGKAQIVPADEINLHFTGDIHAVTAAHNLLSAMIDNHLFQGNSLGLDPQRIVWKRVMDMNDRSLRNIVTGLGDGNGTVRESGFQITTASEIMAVLCLCSDLADLKQRLSRILVGYDQQGQPVTAKQIGAVEAMTALLKEAVKPNLVQTLEGTPVIVHGGPFANIAHGCSSVIGTRYALKLGEVVVTEAGFGADLGAEKFMDIKCRQAGLTPSAAVLVVTVKSLKYNGGVRKEELYEGNRAALLLGLSNMERHIENLRKFGVPVLVALNHFEGDAPAEVEDVLEACRRLDVPAAVSKVWAEGSAGGQELAQALKTLLAQEEAVHFAPLYEDHLDIPSKINRIVTEIYRGAGVAFSPAAKRSLAAIERLDLHHLQVCMAKTPYSFSDQPRLLGAPEGFTMGVRDITLSLGAGFAVVITGNMVTMPGLPAKPAAEGLLVDEDGVISGLE from the coding sequence ATGAGGTTAATTACAGAGGTAGCGGCGGCAGCCGGGATTAAGGAAGAGCATCTGGAGTTGTACGGTAAATATAAAAGCAAGCTGTCCCCGTCGCTGTGGGCCGAGCTGAAGGATAAGCCGGACGGGAGGCTGGTGCTCGTTACGGCGGTGAATCCGACTCCGGCAGGTGAGGGCAAAACCCTGACCACCATCGGACTCGCCCAGGCGATGAATGCGGCCGGGGTCCGGACCGTAGCTGCATTGCGGGAGCCGTCACTGGGCCCCTGCCTTGGCATGAAGGGCGGTGCGACCGGGGGAGGCAAGGCGCAGATCGTTCCGGCCGATGAGATTAATCTGCACTTCACAGGCGATATTCATGCGGTGACCGCAGCCCATAATCTGCTCTCGGCGATGATTGACAATCATCTGTTCCAGGGTAACAGCCTGGGGCTTGATCCGCAGCGGATCGTGTGGAAAAGGGTTATGGATATGAACGACCGCAGCCTGCGGAATATCGTGACCGGACTTGGGGACGGCAATGGAACGGTCCGGGAGAGCGGCTTCCAGATTACGACGGCCTCCGAGATTATGGCGGTGCTGTGCCTGTGCAGCGATCTTGCTGATCTGAAGCAGCGGCTTAGCCGGATTCTGGTCGGTTATGACCAGCAGGGGCAGCCGGTCACAGCGAAGCAGATTGGGGCGGTAGAGGCGATGACTGCGCTGCTTAAAGAGGCAGTCAAGCCGAATCTGGTGCAGACGCTGGAAGGCACACCGGTGATTGTGCACGGCGGACCGTTTGCGAATATTGCCCACGGGTGCAGCAGTGTGATCGGGACCCGCTACGCGCTGAAGCTGGGCGAGGTAGTGGTGACGGAGGCGGGCTTCGGTGCGGACCTGGGAGCCGAGAAATTCATGGACATCAAGTGCCGCCAGGCCGGGCTGACGCCTTCCGCCGCTGTGCTGGTGGTGACGGTGAAATCCCTGAAATATAACGGCGGCGTCCGTAAGGAAGAGCTGTATGAAGGCAACCGTGCCGCACTGCTCTTGGGATTGTCCAATATGGAGCGTCACATTGAGAATCTGCGCAAATTCGGTGTGCCCGTGCTGGTGGCACTCAACCATTTTGAAGGCGATGCGCCTGCTGAGGTGGAGGATGTGCTGGAGGCTTGCCGGCGGCTGGACGTTCCTGCTGCGGTCTCCAAGGTATGGGCCGAAGGAAGCGCGGGCGGGCAGGAGCTGGCTCAGGCGCTCAAGACGCTGCTGGCGCAGGAGGAAGCTGTGCATTTTGCACCGCTATATGAAGATCACCTGGATATTCCGTCCAAAATCAACCGCATCGTTACCGAGATCTACCGCGGTGCCGGCGTGGCCTTCTCTCCCGCAGCGAAGCGCAGTCTTGCGGCCATTGAGCGGCTGGACCTGCACCACCTTCAGGTCTGTATGGCCAAAACCCCGTATTCCTTCTCGGATCAGCCGCGCCTGCTCGGTGCGCCGGAAGGCTTCACCATGGGCGTGCGGGACATCACTCTGTCTCTTGGCGCCGGCTTCGCCGTGGTCATCACGGGGAACATGGTGACCATGCCGGGCCTTCCCGCCAAGCCGGCGGCCGAAGGGCTGCTGGTGGATGAGGACGGCGTGATTTCGGGACTGGAGTAA